One window from the genome of Salvelinus namaycush isolate Seneca chromosome 19, SaNama_1.0, whole genome shotgun sequence encodes:
- the LOC120063968 gene encoding guanylate-binding protein 1-like, translating to MDSPMCLVENADGELHVVPGAIKYLMGLNQKVVVVSVVGLYRTGKSYLMNKLAGKRKGFALGATIQSKTKGIWMWCVPHPEKRDHTLVLLDTEGLGDVEKTNRYH from the exons ATGGATTCCCCAATGTGTCTGGTCGAAAACGCCGATGGCGAGCTTCATGTAGTTCCTGGTGCCATCAAGTACCTGATGGGACTGAACCAGAAAGTCGTAGTGGTGTCGGTGGTCGGGCTGTACCGCACCGGCAAGTCCTACCTCATGAACAAGCTGGCTGGAAAGAGAAAAG GTTTTGCCCTGGGAGCCACCATCCAATCCAAGACTAAGGGAATCTGGATGTGGTGTGTGCCTCACCCTGAAAAAAGAGACCACACCCTGGTGCTGCTGGATACAGAGGGGCTGGGGGATGTGGAGAAG ACAAATAGGTACCACTAG